The window ACGATGAATGGCTCGGCATCGAGGCGGCGATGGAAGCCGCCTTCGAGGGGTTCCATCCTGGAGGTGCGTCGACGTGAGCGACGGCCCCAGTCTATTCGACCATCTGTACAACGAGTGTCACCCGTTGCGGTCGCCAATACTCGGTCGGTTCCTCAGCGCCACGGTGTGCGCATTAGGTCACGAGGTCGTGGTGATGAAACTGGACACCTGGGACGAACCGTGGCTGGCGTGCAGCGTCTGCGGCGCCCGCTTCGCTCCAGAGAGCATCATGGCAGACGATTACGATGTGGTCAAGATATGAATCCGATTCAAACCCACCTCGAAAGCGAAGGCGCCGACCTGTCGGTCGATGATGCGCTTGAGGTCAGAATCCGCCAGCACGTCCCCGGCGATTCGGTGATTAGGGAATTCGAGCGGCGGTACTATAAGGCAGTTCTCGATGCGTGTTTCGAGACAGCACAGAAAACGACGGACATCCCTGAGCCCGAAGGTGATTCATGATGCGACGATTCACCACCACTTCCAACGAATCGGATTCCAAATTCGGCATCGGCCTGCTCACCGGCGTCTTTGTGACACTTTCCTGTCTCGCCGTAATTCGTGTGGCCCGATGGGCGATGCAGAACCCTGTTTTCGATACGGTTCATACTTGGGCGACCACGCCGAGCATCGCGCCAATCGACTTGTTGAATGTCGTGCCAATCGCGATGCTCGTGCTGATGATAGCAATGGTGAACCGGCTCTGACTATCATGATCACGAACACTGCCCGGACCGACGACGAATCGATGCCCGTACGCCGAAGTATCGCATTCATCATCTTTTGCATCGTCTTCGGGTGGATGGTCCTCGCCCGCCCTTGCGACCGGGGAGGGTGTATCGATCGGCGGACTGCGGCGACCGGGCTAACGTCGGCGTTGCTCTGGGTGTGGATGTTCTACATCACCTACCTCTTCCTCCTTTAACCGCTTCCGAGAATAGCCGTGTTTCGGAAGTCCGTCTATAGGGTCGCCTTCGACATCTGGTCGATGATGTTGTCCTCGGTCGGCGCCGCGAGGTACGGCTCGATCGCGTCGTAGGACGACCACCCGCCGAGCGCCATCACGATCCGCGGCGAGACTCCTTCCTCGACGAGCAGATGGTTCGCCCAACAGCGCCGAAGGTCGTGACTCGAGACTCGTCGATAGTCGTCGTCGCCGGTCTCGTCGGCAGCCGCCTCCGCTGCTCGTGATACCCAGTTCTGGACGCTTCGCTTCTTCCGGTCGATGAGAAGATCCCCCTCGCCAAGGTCGTTCTCCTGGACGTAGCGATTGATGAGGACCTCGACGTCGCGAGGGAGCCAGGTCTCTCGGTACTTCCCGCCCTCGTATTCGCCGGTGGTGTCCTTCCCGGAGGTGACGGCGAGCTCGTAGTGGCGACCGTCCTTTGTTCGCGAGATGTGTCGCGGCTGGACGTCGAGGGTTTCGGCGACCCGGAGGCCGCAGTCGCCCATAAGACGGATGGCGACCTCGGCCTGGAGGCTGTGGGCGGCTCGCGGGAGTTCCTGGTATTCGTCGCGACTCATCCAGACGTTCCACGAGCCGTCTTTGTTCCGTTCGGTTCGCATTACACGCTTCTCTTGGGATTCGTGCAACTAGAAACTATGCACGGGGTGGGTTCGCAGCTGTGAACTGGCGATATAGCGGGGATTAGACCGGCATCCGGGGTTCGCGTTGCACGTTTCTATACAAACACGAAAAATATCCGAATCTGTTGAGAGGGTCGAGCGTCTGAAAGGCCGATTACTGAGTTTGATACCACTGAAGCATTCCAAACCCAACGCCAATTACCCAGGTGTAGAGAATCGGCCATCCCACCAGCCAAACAAGGGCCTTGGCGTATCTCACAACCAGATTATCGTCTCCCGCTTTTCGTGCATCGAAGGGTCGCTTGATCCCCCAGACAATTCCCCATTTTACAGCCTGCCAGAGTGTGTCAACCCCTTTCGCATTAACTGGCATACAAACGAGTATGTTCTGGAAATTAAAAAGTATGGTCTGCTTAACAAGATGGTTGAGATAGCCTCCGCTGGCCGGTGGGGCGAACACCACGTCTCCAGACTGGTATCAGTCGCTTCTCGGTGGATCGTCTCCGTCCGCGATAGCGTCATCGCCACCCGTAGCGACATCGTCGGGGGCGTAATCAATGGTGCTGTCGTGGTCGGGGTCAGTAATCGCAAGCGCCCACGTATAGGTAGGGTCCTGTACGGCAGCGCTTACGATATCGTCACCGAGGTCGACAACACCGGCGTTCGGCGTGCCGTCGTCGCTGTAAAGCGTCGCGCCGTGACTACCGACGCCCTGGATGGCGTCGATGACGTCGAACTCGGCGGCTCGCTCCAGCGTCTCGTAGGCATGCTGTTTCGACACGCCGGCTTCGCGGGCGAGGTCGCGAGCGGACTGGGGTTCGTCGGCGTTCCGCAGCGCCTCAAGGACGTCGGACTGCATCGAGGTCCACGTCTGGATTGTGCCGGGGACCTGGACGTCGGCAAATCCGGTCGGGAGAGCGTCGGTCTCGACAAACACGGTTGCCGTCGACGACGGATCGTCGGGGTTCCGGGCGTAGCGACCGGCCGACTGGGCGACGTGGTTCTCGCGGACGCTCGCGAGGATCTCTTGGGCGGTGTCGGCATCCTGGCCTTTGAACTCGCGACCACGAGCCCGTTTAAGTCCGGTGCCGTGGCAGTCGTGGCAGCCGGCGCCGTCGCAGGACTCGCAATGCGCATTCGTCTCGTCGTCCAGGTCGTCGGGGTCCGAGCGTTCCGGCTCGGCGTCCAGATCGAGCGCGGCGACGACGTCCATAACCATGCCGTCGCCGGGGTCGAGAGCGCCGAGGACGTACCCGACGGATTCGTCGCCGAAGTCGTTCCGGCTCTTCTCCTCGCCGTAGTGCATCGTCTCGGGGTCGGGGACACCGTAGTCGCGCATGATCCCCTCGAGGTCGTCCTCGACGGCGCTGGTGGTGATGGCGGTGCGGAAGTCGTCGCCGTACTCTTCGCGAAGATGCTCGACGATAACCTCGGTCTGCTCGACGTTGAAGTACTTCCCCGAGGCGAGGGGGCGCGTGGCGTCGCCAACCTGGACGACTCGGAGCCCGCGTTCAAAGCGGCGCCAGAGGCGGCGTTCGTCGACGTCCAGGACCTTCCGGCGCTGGATCTCTGGGTGGACCTGCAGTTGCCAGATCGGGAGCGCCGGGTGGGCGTCCAGCCCGATCACGCTGCGGGTGAGGCCCATATCCGGTGTGGTCCAGGTCTGTTGGAGTTCGTTCCGGGAGTCGAAGACGACGGTGAGCCATTCGCGGTTCCAGCCGTCGTCGTCGCGAGCGCCAGAGTCCAGCCGCACAGGTTCGTAGCTGACGCGGCCGACGCGACGGCCGCCGGCGCGCTGCTCGCTGGTAAGGATGGCACGGGCGAGCGGCCCGGCGAGCGTGTGGGCCCGCGGCGTCGAGTAGTACCACTCGCGGTCGGGCTGTCGCTGCAGCTGGTCGTAGAGTTCCTCGAGGAGCGCGTCTCGGTATTCGGAGACGACGAGGCCGCGTTTCTGGGCAGCCATCTCGACGTCGTCGGCGACGAGGTCGGCGAGGCGTTCCTTCGGGTGGTCGGCGGTCGCGACGCTCCAGAACTCTTCCCACGTGTCGAGGTGCGCACCGACTTCCTCGAGGAAGGCGGCAACCGCGCCCTTAACGCGCTCGGTGGTGAGGTCGTGGCTGAAGTCCGGCTGCTCGTCGATAACCAGGTTCGTCTGGTTCCGGAGGCCGGGGACGTGCGCGAAGTTGTGGGTCGCGATGACGAGCGGGTACTCGTTGTCTCGCCAGTCGTCCCATTGGGCGATCGCGTCGCAGTCGTGCTCGTACTTGCCTTCCTCTTTACAGGGCAGGTCGACGCCCTGGTCGTTGTGGGCTTCGAGCCAGCGGTGGGCGTCGCTGAAGGTGACGCCGCGGCCCTGGCAGACCTCCTGGATCCATTCGCTGGCTGGCTGGCCGTCGATAGTCAACACGAGGTCGTCGTCTTCGTCGTCCGGGTCGGGGTCGAAGTTACCCGCTGCGACCGGGCAGGCTTCGTGCCGGGCGCGGAAGACGAAGTGTTCGCCGCCCTCTTCGCGAGCGACCTCGGCAGCTTCGTTCCGCGCGTCACGTGTGGGGAGGAGGTGAACGACGGGGCGGTCGTCGGTGAGGTGGTCGTAGGCGCCCCAGCGCGTGGAGTCGATGGTGTAGCTCTTTCCGGCGCTGGTCGGGGCGTCGACGACGCGCTTGTCCTCGTGGCGGATGACCTCGTGGATCTTCTCCTCGAGGCGGTCGCGAAGCTCATCGGTGGTCGGCCACTCGAGGCCGCGCTTCTTGGCGGCCCGGCGCCGCTCTTTCGGTGAGAGCGATTCGAGTTGCGCGAGCGGGAGGACACTCGTCGGGGTGGCGACCTGACCAGCCGACATGGTGGGCGCCGACTCGCTGCTGGTGTCGTCGCTCGCGACCGGCGAGTCCGACCCACCCATGAAGTCAGCGGCAGTCAGGCTATCCGCGTCGACGTCGTCGTTATCGCCGGCTGACGCGGGTTCTGGAGACGTAGTTTCTTGTGTCGAACCCGGGGGTTGTGTCTTCGATTCGGGTTCGTAGCCAGCGATAGCCTCGGCTTCGGCGCTGATATCCCGATCGACGCCGTCGGGGACGTCTTCGTCGACGGTGACCGACTCGGCATCGCTGAGGTCCTGGTCCAGAACTTGCTGGCCGGCCGTGGTGCCGTTCGGGTCTCCCGGGTGATGCTTCTCACAGAGGCTATCCGGGTGCGGGTTGACGCGAGGCTCGTCGCAATAGGGGTTCGCACACGTACGGTTGTAGTTCTGGGCGGGAATCGTATCGACGATGACCGGCTCGTCGTCACTTTCCTGGGTCGCCTCGTCGAGGACGTCATCGACGAGGTCCTGCATTCCGGGTTCGAGTTCGAGTTTGCCGAGGACCTCCCAGCGGTCGGCGTCGGGATGGTTAGCGACGTAGCGCTCGATGCGTTCGCGAACGTCGTCGGCGTCGCTCAAGCCGACCACCCCCAGTCCTCGAGCGTGGTCTGGCCGTCAACGTCCGGCTTCTCCCCGCCGTCAGGTACCGGGACGTTCTCGGTGCGTTCTTCGCCGGCGCCGTCGACGCGATCGTCGACGACGTCGACGGTCTCGCCGTCACCCTGCCAGTAGGGTGCCTCGGAGAGATGCTGAACGGTCCCGTCGAGCGCGGGCCCGTCGTAGGAGGCAGGGCTCACCGCCCACCACCTCCGTTGCTCTGTGCGAGTTGAGCGAGGACCTCTTGGTAGGTCTCTTCGATGGTTGCCTCGTCGACGTTGTAGTCAGCGAGTTCGTCCTCGACGAGGCCGCGAACGTTCGGGGCGACGCTGCCGTCGTTGTTCTTTCGGACGAACCCAGCGTCGATGAGGTCCGCCATCTCGTCGTAGTGCGTCGAGTTCGGGTTACCGTCCAGCCCGAGAGCGGCCTGTGCCCACGCCTTCTGGCTGCCGAGCGTCTTGCCGCGGGCTTCTATGAACTTCAGGAGCTTCTTCTCCTGTGGGAGAGCGAGGCGGTCTTCTCGACGAGTCGGTCGACGGCGTCCTGGGCGAAGTCCGCGAGGATGTCTTCCTGGACGCCTACAGAACGAGTACTCTGCTGCGACGACACATCGGTCGAGGCTTCCGGCTCGGGCGGCTGCTCGAAGTCGACTTCGACATCGAACGTATCGACGAGACTCTCGACGTCTTCAGCTGCAGCGTCGAAGGCGGCGCGGAGTTCCTGCAGTTCCGCTTCGACGTCGGCCAGCTGATCTTCCAGTTCGTTGCGTTCTTCGCGAGCGGCGTCGGCTTCGGCTCTGGCTTCCTCGAGGTCGGCTTCGAGCGCATCACGTTGTGCTTTCAGTTCGTCGACGCGCTCCTGCAGGTCCGCGACCCCTTCGCCGACGTCCTCGACAGCTCCGCCGCCGTTCGACCCGAGGTTTTCAAGCGCTGAGGCGAGGCGGTCAGTATCCTCGAGTTCCTGTCGGAGCTCCTCGTTCTCTTCGCGAAGATCTTCATTTTCTTCGCGAAGCCGCTCCAGTTCGTCTTCTCGCTCGGAACGCCGCTGGGCTTCCTCTTCGACTTCCTCCTGGAGGTCTTCAAGGACGTCCGCGATTTCGTCCGGGGTCTCGGGGATTTCGAAGGTTTCCTCGCGAGGGTCGGGAGAAGTCCGTTTGCGGACCGTGATCGGGCCGATGAGGTCGCCATCGGTGATGGACTGACCGCGGGCGAGTATCTCGCCAGTCTCCAGGGAAGCGAGTTCTTCCTCTGAGCATCGAA of the Natronomonas halophila genome contains:
- a CDS encoding site-specific integrase, which encodes MRTERNKDGSWNVWMSRDEYQELPRAAHSLQAEVAIRLMGDCGLRVAETLDVQPRHISRTKDGRHYELAVTSGKDTTGEYEGGKYRETWLPRDVEVLINRYVQENDLGEGDLLIDRKKRSVQNWVSRAAEAAADETGDDDYRRVSSHDLRRCWANHLLVEEGVSPRIVMALGGWSSYDAIEPYLAAPTEDNIIDQMSKATL